A DNA window from Comamonas fluminis contains the following coding sequences:
- a CDS encoding class I adenylate-forming enzyme family protein, producing the protein MNTETTQVENPMDDHSLRRSGDALLATLTASGAPFEMQTQTIRGFARRVFCNGPQSFADIYRMAAQFAPRTMIVSEGAQLSYAEVLGKAAALGAFLKELSANKPPQGQRIAIVMSNRPEWMIAFIAVTAMGATAVLVNSRGSVPELAQALDDTQTTVVLADARRAQQLGACAGRTMIVVSDEAGLDASHIDFAEASKGWENAQLEPVAMRPEDDALIMFTSGTTGRSKAALFDQRAVMTALMHIQLSGALMAQHIAARRGSAIFADTAHQQSASLLAFPLFHVSGCYAVFLSGLMRGAKVVLLSRWNAETALALIEQEKVAAFAGAPAMYWDLLRLDRGGHRLQSLLSIGAGGQVFAPGLLKDIASAFPDAVLGIGYGMTECGGTICAIGGDELARHLTAAGRVLPSVDIQIVDELGEVVAPNQEGEVLIGGAMLMSQYCGLEEATADMLQGGWLRSGDIGRLDAHGYLHVVDRKKNIVISGGENISCSEVESAMVEMAEVADAAAFSVPDDRLGEKLVMAVVPRSGTPIAQALLQAHLAQRLAAYKIPQQFVFVDELPRNASGKVLRHQLQARCQPQ; encoded by the coding sequence ATGAACACTGAAACCACCCAAGTGGAGAACCCCATGGACGATCATTCCCTGCGCCGCAGCGGCGATGCGCTGCTGGCCACGCTGACGGCATCCGGTGCGCCTTTTGAGATGCAGACCCAGACCATTCGGGGCTTTGCACGGCGCGTGTTCTGCAACGGGCCGCAAAGCTTTGCGGATATCTACCGCATGGCCGCCCAGTTTGCGCCGCGCACCATGATCGTTAGCGAAGGCGCGCAACTGAGCTATGCCGAAGTGCTGGGCAAAGCCGCAGCGCTGGGGGCATTTCTCAAAGAGCTGAGTGCAAACAAGCCCCCGCAAGGCCAGCGCATTGCGATTGTCATGAGCAACCGCCCGGAATGGATGATTGCCTTTATAGCCGTCACCGCCATGGGCGCGACGGCGGTGCTGGTCAACAGCCGGGGATCGGTGCCCGAGCTGGCGCAGGCGCTGGATGACACCCAGACCACGGTGGTTCTGGCCGATGCACGCCGCGCGCAGCAACTGGGCGCATGCGCTGGCCGCACCATGATTGTGGTGAGCGATGAAGCAGGGCTGGATGCAAGCCATATCGATTTTGCAGAGGCAAGCAAAGGCTGGGAAAACGCCCAGCTTGAGCCTGTGGCCATGCGCCCGGAGGACGATGCGCTCATCATGTTTACCTCTGGCACCACGGGGCGCTCCAAAGCGGCGCTGTTTGACCAGCGTGCGGTCATGACTGCGCTCATGCACATTCAGCTTTCCGGCGCGCTGATGGCCCAGCATATTGCCGCCAGGCGCGGCAGCGCCATTTTTGCCGATACGGCCCACCAGCAATCGGCGTCTTTGCTGGCGTTTCCGCTCTTTCACGTCAGCGGCTGCTATGCCGTGTTTCTGTCGGGGCTGATGCGTGGCGCCAAGGTGGTGCTGCTGTCCAGATGGAATGCCGAAACCGCGCTGGCGCTGATCGAGCAGGAAAAGGTCGCCGCCTTTGCCGGTGCGCCTGCCATGTACTGGGATTTGCTGCGCCTGGACCGGGGCGGCCACAGGCTGCAATCGCTGCTGTCGATCGGTGCGGGCGGCCAGGTGTTTGCGCCAGGCCTGCTCAAGGACATTGCCAGCGCCTTCCCCGATGCGGTGCTGGGCATTGGCTATGGCATGACGGAGTGCGGCGGCACGATCTGCGCCATTGGCGGCGATGAGCTGGCCCGGCACCTGACTGCTGCCGGGCGGGTGCTACCTTCTGTCGATATCCAGATTGTGGATGAGCTGGGTGAGGTTGTGGCGCCGAACCAGGAGGGCGAAGTGCTGATTGGCGGCGCGATGCTGATGAGCCAGTATTGCGGGCTGGAGGAAGCCACGGCAGACATGCTGCAGGGCGGCTGGCTCAGAAGCGGCGATATCGGGCGGCTGGATGCGCATGGCTATCTGCATGTGGTGGACCGCAAGAAGAACATCGTCATCTCGGGCGGCGAAAACATTTCGTGCTCAGAGGTCGAATCTGCGATGGTGGAGATGGCAGAGGTGGCCGATGCCGCAGCTTTTAGCGTGCCGGATGACCGGCTGGGCGAAAAACTGGTGATGGCCGTTGTGCCACGCAGCGGCACGCCTATTGCCCAAGCGCTGCTGCAGGCCCATCTGGCGCAAAGGCTGGCGGCCTACAAAATTCCCCAGCAGTTTGTCTTTGTCGATGAGCTGCCGCGCAATGCCAGTGGCAAAGTGCTGCGGCATCAGTTGCAGGCCCGCTGCCAGCCGCAATAG
- a CDS encoding DUF6138 family protein: protein MSKKNYFVFHEIAQDPKVQALFDSAVAQIASGNSSRLNKHYPIGVMVDGQKLLGSSVMEYRLSQESLTDFHYEQLRDFCEKMRLLLGWNEIDYQLRQWVEQNLRDPFFFDEADDFIYKEWKLKPDVGPIQLPEEAFRFACDIAISYLKYGPSYASVTANEIFDWVTQLGSDLPAQLKKHGTGDLPKALAQWKGQGASATANDALAVIRITQKEESEAAYGQVLDYLTELLSTTSFPRSYAIEFRGPAKTFLPIKGLPKKGVHQLFASAAAYPGLHEKMAAYARAAISEFDWYQNLEGEDCAMPGSFAVFALALADTRFAPLVLDYLHTVDGEHQSLHGQFVEAYIDQHGFTETAIAYLLACAGNIQHLRHRKTYPALMANAASLGALLKARQQHISDTPSANAALRAALESRSAAESAFQEARNTLWGEAASKDGGKRLISEATPELRTLYEQLFAPIAAPIAARKLP from the coding sequence ATGAGCAAGAAAAACTATTTCGTCTTTCACGAGATCGCCCAGGACCCCAAGGTTCAGGCTTTGTTCGACAGCGCTGTGGCCCAGATTGCCAGCGGCAATTCATCTAGGCTCAACAAGCACTACCCCATCGGCGTGATGGTGGATGGCCAGAAGCTGCTGGGCAGCTCGGTGATGGAGTACCGGCTGAGCCAGGAAAGCCTGACCGACTTTCATTACGAGCAGTTGCGCGACTTCTGCGAAAAAATGCGCCTGCTGCTGGGCTGGAACGAGATCGACTATCAGCTGCGCCAATGGGTGGAGCAAAACCTGCGCGATCCTTTCTTCTTCGACGAAGCCGATGACTTCATCTACAAGGAATGGAAGCTCAAGCCGGACGTTGGCCCCATCCAGCTGCCAGAGGAAGCGTTCCGCTTTGCCTGCGATATCGCCATCAGCTACCTCAAATACGGCCCCAGCTATGCCAGCGTCACGGCCAACGAGATTTTTGACTGGGTGACGCAGCTGGGCTCTGACCTGCCAGCGCAGCTCAAAAAGCACGGCACGGGCGATCTGCCCAAGGCGCTGGCGCAATGGAAGGGACAGGGTGCCAGTGCCACGGCCAACGACGCGCTGGCCGTGATTCGCATTACCCAGAAAGAGGAAAGCGAAGCCGCCTATGGCCAGGTGCTGGACTATCTGACTGAGCTGCTGAGCACCACCAGCTTCCCCCGCTCGTATGCGATTGAGTTTCGCGGGCCAGCCAAGACGTTTCTGCCCATCAAGGGCCTGCCCAAAAAAGGTGTGCACCAGCTCTTTGCCAGCGCCGCGGCCTACCCCGGCCTGCACGAAAAAATGGCGGCCTATGCGCGTGCCGCCATCAGCGAATTCGACTGGTACCAGAACCTGGAAGGCGAAGACTGCGCCATGCCCGGCAGCTTTGCCGTGTTTGCGCTGGCGCTGGCAGACACGCGGTTTGCACCGCTGGTGCTGGACTATCTGCACACCGTAGATGGAGAGCACCAGTCCCTGCACGGCCAATTTGTCGAGGCCTATATCGACCAGCATGGCTTTACCGAAACCGCCATCGCTTACCTGCTGGCCTGCGCGGGCAATATCCAGCACCTGCGCCACCGCAAAACCTACCCGGCGCTGATGGCCAATGCGGCCAGCCTCGGCGCTTTGCTGAAGGCGCGCCAGCAGCACATCAGCGATACCCCCTCGGCCAATGCCGCCCTGCGCGCTGCGCTGGAAAGCCGCAGTGCGGCGGAATCTGCCTTTCAGGAAGCGCGCAACACGCTGTGGGGAGAGGCCGCCAGCAAGGATGGCGGCAAACGCCTGATCAGCGAAGCCACGCCAGAGCTGCGCACGCTGTATGAGCAGCTGTTTGCACCTATTGCGGCGCCCATTGCTGCGCGCAAGCTGCCCTGA
- a CDS encoding acyl-CoA carboxylase subunit beta: protein MGTEHEEWGAILQNLQQRREAAQAMGGEERVQRHRSSGKQDARQRLMQLFDMGSFVELGAFVGSMAGDGQAPVPADALVAGFGEIDGRPALAAAEDFTVLGGSIGDGAADKRYRLTQLAAQERVPLIFMLEGAGHRLTNSHAGRRPNDLQGLADLSGQVPIVCLVMGAAAGHGALTAPMSDFVVMTENSSMFAAGPPLVKAATGEVVTKEQLGGPQVHVAVSGVAHNLCADDEAAIDLARRYLSYFPLNAWERPARKTEGDVGERRLDAILDMVSPNSRRPYRMRRVLELMVDEGSLLEIQPKFGASVVVALARLGGHSVAIVANDPSVMAGTIDADGADKATHFMDVAGAFHLPVIFLADNPGVMGGTRAEQSGALRHAARMFVAQRRLRVPKLHVTLRKAFGFGSSIMAMNPFDGQTLSLAFPAVTLGSSPVASSADSSKLDEATRARIEAEQLGGSYQIADRMVYDDIIDPRDLRNALLRGLNLSAGRLGGACEPRQASGITP, encoded by the coding sequence ATGGGTACGGAACATGAGGAGTGGGGCGCCATCTTGCAGAACCTGCAGCAGCGCCGCGAAGCTGCGCAGGCCATGGGGGGCGAGGAGCGGGTGCAGCGCCACCGCAGCAGCGGCAAGCAGGATGCGCGCCAGCGGCTGATGCAACTGTTTGACATGGGCAGCTTTGTGGAGCTGGGCGCTTTTGTCGGCAGCATGGCGGGCGATGGTCAGGCGCCCGTGCCCGCCGATGCGCTGGTGGCAGGCTTTGGCGAGATCGATGGCCGCCCCGCGCTGGCGGCGGCTGAAGACTTCACGGTGCTGGGTGGCTCTATTGGCGACGGCGCAGCGGACAAGCGCTACCGCCTGACCCAGCTGGCCGCGCAGGAGCGGGTGCCGCTGATCTTCATGCTGGAAGGTGCTGGCCATCGGCTGACCAATTCCCATGCGGGCCGCCGCCCCAATGATCTTCAGGGGCTGGCCGATCTGTCGGGTCAGGTGCCGATTGTCTGCCTAGTCATGGGCGCAGCCGCAGGCCATGGCGCGCTGACGGCGCCCATGTCGGACTTTGTGGTGATGACTGAGAACTCGTCCATGTTTGCCGCAGGCCCGCCGCTGGTCAAGGCCGCTACAGGCGAGGTGGTGACCAAGGAACAGCTGGGCGGTCCGCAGGTGCATGTGGCGGTATCCGGCGTGGCGCACAACCTGTGTGCAGATGACGAGGCGGCCATTGACCTGGCGCGGCGCTATCTGTCGTACTTCCCGCTCAATGCCTGGGAGCGACCCGCGCGCAAGACCGAGGGTGATGTGGGCGAGCGCAGGCTGGATGCCATTCTGGACATGGTCAGCCCCAACTCTCGCAGGCCCTATCGCATGCGCAGGGTGCTGGAGCTGATGGTGGACGAGGGCAGCTTGCTGGAGATTCAGCCCAAGTTTGGCGCCTCGGTGGTGGTGGCGCTGGCGCGGCTGGGTGGCCACAGCGTGGCCATTGTGGCCAACGACCCCAGCGTGATGGCTGGCACGATTGACGCCGATGGAGCAGACAAGGCCACGCATTTCATGGATGTGGCGGGCGCGTTTCATCTGCCGGTGATCTTTCTGGCCGACAACCCCGGCGTAATGGGCGGCACAAGGGCCGAGCAGTCGGGCGCGCTGCGCCATGCTGCCCGCATGTTTGTGGCGCAGCGCCGCCTGCGCGTGCCCAAGCTGCATGTCACCCTGCGCAAGGCCTTTGGCTTTGGCTCGTCCATCATGGCCATGAACCCGTTTGACGGGCAGACGCTGAGCCTGGCGTTTCCGGCGGTCACGCTGGGCTCGTCCCCCGTTGCCAGCAGCGCAGATTCATCCAAGCTCGATGAGGCCACGCGGGCCCGGATTGAGGCCGAGCAACTGGGCGGCTCCTACCAGATTGCAGACCGCATGGTCTATGACGACATCATCGACCCCCGGGACTTGCGCAATGCGCTTCTGCGTGGCCTGAACCTCAGCGCAGGGCGGCTGGGCGGGGCGTGCGAGCCGCGTCAGGCATCCGGTATCACGCCATGA
- a CDS encoding SDR family NAD(P)-dependent oxidoreductase yields MHSPQRVALVTGSTSGIGEAIARRLSKDGYAVVLHSRSSVEVGAALARELGQAVYIQADLAVDADRVRLVQQAVAQWGRLDVVVNNAGISRVLPHADLQAATPDIWRELHEVNVIAPFRIVAEAEPALRASAASGTPACVINVSSHAGVRPKGASIPYAATKAALNHTTRLLAVSLAPEIRVNAVAPGLVDTPLTADWTAAQALWRERSPMRRAASPEDIAQAVSMLVASSYLTGEILLSDGGLNLT; encoded by the coding sequence ATGCATTCACCCCAACGCGTTGCTCTGGTCACAGGTTCCACTTCTGGCATTGGCGAGGCGATTGCGCGCCGCCTGTCAAAGGATGGTTACGCCGTCGTCTTGCATTCACGCAGCTCGGTCGAGGTGGGCGCAGCCCTGGCGCGGGAGCTGGGGCAGGCTGTCTATATTCAGGCGGATCTGGCGGTGGATGCAGACCGGGTGCGGCTGGTGCAGCAAGCCGTGGCGCAATGGGGGCGGCTGGATGTGGTGGTGAACAACGCAGGCATTAGCCGCGTGCTGCCGCATGCCGATCTGCAGGCCGCCACCCCCGATATCTGGCGCGAGCTGCATGAGGTCAACGTGATTGCACCGTTTCGCATTGTGGCCGAGGCTGAACCCGCGCTGCGGGCCTCGGCCGCTTCGGGCACGCCCGCCTGCGTGATCAATGTCAGCTCGCACGCCGGGGTGCGGCCCAAGGGCGCTTCCATTCCCTATGCCGCGACCAAGGCGGCGCTCAATCACACCACGCGCTTGCTTGCCGTTTCGCTGGCGCCGGAAATTCGTGTGAACGCCGTGGCGCCCGGGCTGGTTGATACGCCTTTGACGGCCGACTGGACGGCTGCGCAGGCCTTGTGGCGAGAGCGCTCTCCCATGCGGCGCGCAGCCAGCCCTGAGGACATTGCACAGGCGGTGTCCATGCTGGTGGCATCCAGCTATCTGACCGGCGAAATCCTGCTTTCGGATGGCGGTTTGAACCTGACATAA
- a CDS encoding TetR/AcrR family transcriptional regulator: MDISEDGPDPATMKAKPMGATEVRQSILDAALKLMSKQGNTDVALREIAREANVNHGLVHRHFGTRQDVLIAALQRHSEIGADYLQDAANIDTAIDKLWSHPNMTESARLMASALLGGVSPQSIAEGHALRKLEQLLQAGDASASPAETTARAVALSCLTLGWGVFGHYLTAVAQDSDPEQLRANVLEVLHAMARPPQVSGS; encoded by the coding sequence TTGGATATTTCGGAAGACGGCCCAGACCCAGCCACCATGAAGGCCAAGCCCATGGGGGCGACCGAGGTGCGCCAGTCCATCCTCGACGCAGCCCTCAAACTCATGAGCAAGCAAGGCAATACCGACGTGGCCTTGCGCGAGATTGCACGCGAAGCCAATGTCAACCACGGCCTGGTGCACCGCCACTTCGGTACCCGCCAGGATGTGCTGATCGCGGCGCTGCAGCGCCACTCCGAAATCGGGGCCGACTATCTGCAGGACGCCGCCAATATCGACACCGCCATCGACAAGCTCTGGTCGCACCCCAATATGACGGAGAGCGCCAGGCTGATGGCCAGCGCCCTGCTGGGCGGTGTGTCGCCGCAATCCATTGCCGAAGGCCATGCCCTGCGCAAGCTGGAGCAACTGCTGCAAGCCGGTGATGCCAGCGCAAGCCCGGCCGAAACCACGGCCCGCGCCGTAGCGCTGTCATGCCTGACTCTGGGCTGGGGCGTGTTTGGCCACTACCTCACCGCCGTGGCGCAGGATTCAGACCCTGAGCAATTGCGCGCCAATGTGCTGGAGGTGCTGCATGCAATGGCTCGCCCGCCGCAGGTCAGCGGCAGCTAG
- a CDS encoding sugar O-acetyltransferase — protein MPDLETQFAHIRSGRMYNDLSAELIAARQSAVLLTNEYNHSFAQTGAQREAILKRLLGSVGKNVHFEPTFRCEFGRNIHIGDNFYANFDCVMLDGGGIYIGDHVLLAPRVGIYTSNHAIDPLERAAGACFAKPVRIGHRVWIGAGVHINPGVTIGEGTIIGSGSVVTADIAPMVIAAGVPCKVLRAISEKDKTGFDPLRECNG, from the coding sequence ATGCCTGATCTCGAAACCCAGTTTGCCCATATCCGCAGCGGGCGCATGTACAACGACCTCAGTGCCGAGCTGATAGCAGCGCGCCAAAGCGCCGTGCTGCTGACCAATGAGTACAACCATTCCTTTGCGCAGACCGGTGCCCAGAGGGAGGCGATCTTGAAGCGGCTGCTGGGAAGCGTGGGGAAAAACGTGCATTTCGAGCCCACGTTTCGCTGCGAGTTCGGCCGCAATATCCATATTGGCGACAACTTCTACGCCAACTTTGACTGCGTGATGCTGGACGGCGGCGGCATCTATATCGGCGACCATGTGCTGCTGGCCCCGCGTGTGGGCATCTACACCTCCAACCACGCCATAGACCCGCTGGAGCGCGCTGCGGGTGCCTGCTTTGCCAAGCCGGTTCGGATTGGTCACCGCGTCTGGATTGGTGCGGGCGTGCACATCAACCCCGGCGTGACGATTGGCGAAGGAACCATCATCGGCTCTGGCAGCGTGGTGACTGCCGATATTGCGCCCATGGTGATTGCCGCAGGCGTGCCTTGCAAAGTCCTGCGGGCGATTTCAGAAAAGGACAAGACCGGCTTTGATCCGCTGCGCGAATGCAATGGCTGA